From Arthrobacter sp. FW306-2-2C-D06B, a single genomic window includes:
- a CDS encoding class I SAM-dependent RNA methyltransferase, with protein sequence MTHPSNTESSLPTAQDGAATELVVDVGPIAHGGHFVARHEGRVIFVRHGIPGEKARVRLTDSGESSRFWRADVVDVLEASDDRTRHFWPLADSLAAWRKGGPPVGGAELGHVTLERQRLLKAEVLSEQLKRLAGVELNVEVEPAAAGDPRSDSVAGSDGETGLGWRTRASFAVTPGGRLGMHAHRSDVVIPVHEMPLALPGINDLRLWDIDLRGISRVEVAAPANGSRPLVLLAPGEGTDARRLNRILGQLPQEASVASFDPVGGEVLQLRGRTWVQESAAGHEYRVTGEGFWQIHKDAPGTLVGAVTGFLHDGGYLLPGSAVADLYAGAGLFTAPLADAVGITGSVLSVEGSPGTSRDARKNLHGETHVEIVQGRVERVLRQRPRSFDALVIDPPRAGAGKAVVSQLIESGPRAIAYVSCDPASFARDLGYFRNGGWRLESLRAFDLYPHTHHLETVALLVPAA encoded by the coding sequence ATGACCCACCCCAGCAACACCGAATCCAGCTTGCCCACGGCCCAGGACGGAGCTGCCACGGAGCTGGTGGTGGACGTCGGCCCCATCGCCCATGGCGGCCACTTTGTCGCACGGCACGAAGGCCGGGTCATTTTTGTCCGGCACGGCATCCCGGGGGAGAAGGCCCGGGTCAGGCTGACCGACTCGGGGGAGTCTTCGCGGTTCTGGCGTGCCGACGTCGTCGACGTCCTGGAAGCATCAGACGACCGGACACGCCATTTCTGGCCGCTCGCCGACTCACTTGCCGCTTGGCGCAAGGGCGGTCCGCCCGTGGGCGGCGCCGAGCTCGGGCACGTAACACTCGAACGGCAGCGTCTTCTCAAAGCCGAAGTCCTCTCTGAGCAGCTCAAGCGGCTCGCCGGTGTCGAACTCAATGTCGAAGTGGAGCCGGCCGCCGCCGGCGATCCGCGCTCCGACAGCGTCGCAGGTTCCGACGGCGAGACAGGGCTGGGCTGGCGGACCCGTGCCAGCTTCGCCGTCACCCCCGGTGGCCGCCTGGGGATGCATGCCCACCGCTCCGACGTCGTGATTCCGGTTCACGAGATGCCGTTGGCGTTGCCCGGCATCAACGATTTACGGCTCTGGGACATCGATCTGCGGGGGATTTCGAGGGTGGAAGTGGCCGCGCCTGCCAACGGGTCGCGCCCGCTCGTCCTTCTTGCCCCCGGAGAAGGTACCGATGCCCGGCGCCTCAACCGCATCCTCGGCCAGCTCCCGCAAGAAGCCTCGGTGGCAAGCTTCGACCCCGTGGGCGGCGAAGTCCTGCAGCTGCGCGGCAGGACGTGGGTCCAGGAATCGGCTGCCGGCCACGAATACCGTGTGACGGGAGAAGGGTTCTGGCAGATCCACAAGGATGCGCCCGGAACCCTTGTGGGGGCGGTGACAGGATTCCTGCACGACGGCGGCTACCTCCTTCCGGGATCGGCCGTCGCCGATCTTTACGCGGGAGCCGGATTGTTTACGGCGCCCTTGGCGGATGCGGTGGGAATTACCGGTTCGGTGCTGTCCGTGGAAGGATCCCCCGGGACGAGCCGGGATGCCCGCAAAAACCTGCATGGAGAGACCCACGTGGAAATAGTCCAGGGCAGGGTGGAACGTGTCCTCCGGCAGCGCCCCCGGAGCTTCGACGCCTTGGTGATCGACCCGCCGCGGGCCGGCGCTGGCAAAGCCGTAGTCAGCCAGCTCATCGAGTCCGGGCCGCGGGCAATCGCCTATGTGTCGTGTGATCCGGCGTCCTTCGCGCGTGATCTGGGGTACTTCCGGAACGGCGGATGGCGCCTTGAATCCCTCCGGGCCTTCGACCTGTATCCGCACACACATCACCTTGAGACCGTTGCGTTGCTGGTGCCCGCGGCGTAG
- a CDS encoding aconitate hydratase produces MSTVDSFGSKGVLNVAGTDYEIFRLNSVEGADRLPFSLKVLLENLLRTEDGANITADHVRALAGWDPNAQPDTEIQFTPARVIMQDFTGVPCVVDLATMREAIKDLGGDPKRVNPLAPAEMVIDHSVQIDAFGNSGALERNMEIEYQRNGERYQFLRWGQTAFDDFKVVPPGTGIVHQVNIEYLARTVMTREVDGVLRAYPDTCVGTDSHTTMVNGLGVLGWGVGGIEAEAAMLGQPVSMLIPRVVGFKLTGSIPAGATATDVVLTITEQLRNHGVVGKFVEFYGEGVAAVPLANRATIGNMSPEFGSTAAMFPIDDVTLEYLRLTGRSEQNVALVEAYAKEQGLWHDPSHEIKFSEYLELDLSTVVPSISGPKRPQDRIILTESKAQFREDLRNYVKEDLADGSLDEAIDESFPASDSPSFTASTTHLADVAPHAHGPKSNGRPSKKVNVTTADGREFELDHGAVSIASITSCTNTSNPSVMLAAALLARNAVDKGLASKPWVKTSVAPGSKVVTDYYEKSGLTPYLEKLGFYIVGYGCATCIGNSGPLDAEISEAIQANDLSVTAVLSGNRNFEGRINPDVKMNYLASPPLVIAYALAGTMDFDFDADALGQDQDGNDVFLKDIWPNPVEVQKVIDSSIDKEMFARGYEGVFDGDDRWKALETPAGDTFAWDAKSTYVRKPPYFEGMKAQPEPVTDIAGARVLLKLGDSVTTDHISPAGSFKSDTPAGQYLLANGVERKDFNSYGSRRGNHEVMIRGTFANIRIKNQLLADFNDGAGVEGGFTRDFTQADGPQAYVYDAAQNYQAAGTPLVVLAGKEYGSGSSRDWAAKGTALLGVKAVVAESYERIHRSNLIGMGVLPLQYPAGESAASLGLVGTETFSVEGVTELNNGTTPRTLKVTATAEDGSTKSFDAVLRIDTPGEADYYRNGGILQYVLRQISAH; encoded by the coding sequence ATGAGCACTGTGGACAGCTTCGGTTCCAAAGGCGTACTGAATGTAGCCGGCACCGATTATGAAATTTTCCGGTTGAACTCCGTTGAGGGCGCAGACCGCCTTCCGTTCAGCCTTAAGGTATTGCTTGAAAACCTCCTGCGGACGGAAGATGGCGCCAATATCACGGCCGACCACGTCCGCGCCCTGGCTGGCTGGGATCCAAATGCCCAGCCGGACACCGAGATCCAGTTCACCCCGGCCCGGGTCATCATGCAGGACTTCACCGGGGTTCCCTGCGTGGTTGACCTTGCCACCATGCGCGAAGCCATCAAGGACCTCGGCGGCGACCCCAAGCGCGTCAACCCGCTGGCTCCGGCTGAGATGGTCATCGACCACTCCGTGCAGATCGACGCCTTCGGCAACTCCGGCGCCCTTGAGCGCAACATGGAGATCGAATACCAGCGCAACGGCGAGCGTTACCAGTTCCTGCGCTGGGGCCAGACTGCTTTCGACGACTTCAAGGTTGTTCCCCCGGGAACCGGCATCGTCCACCAGGTCAACATCGAATACCTGGCACGCACCGTCATGACCCGCGAAGTTGACGGCGTCCTGCGCGCCTACCCCGACACCTGCGTCGGCACGGACTCCCACACCACCATGGTCAACGGCCTGGGCGTGCTGGGTTGGGGCGTAGGCGGCATCGAAGCCGAAGCTGCCATGCTCGGCCAGCCCGTCTCCATGCTGATCCCGCGCGTTGTCGGCTTCAAGCTCACGGGCTCCATCCCCGCCGGCGCCACCGCCACCGACGTCGTCCTGACCATCACCGAGCAGCTGCGCAACCACGGTGTGGTCGGCAAGTTCGTGGAGTTCTACGGCGAAGGCGTCGCGGCCGTGCCGCTGGCCAACCGCGCCACCATCGGCAACATGAGCCCGGAGTTCGGCTCCACGGCAGCGATGTTCCCGATCGACGACGTCACGCTCGAGTATTTGCGCCTCACCGGCCGCTCCGAGCAGAACGTCGCCCTGGTCGAGGCCTACGCGAAGGAACAGGGCCTCTGGCACGATCCCTCGCACGAGATCAAGTTCTCCGAGTACCTCGAGCTCGACCTGTCCACGGTTGTCCCCTCCATCTCGGGTCCGAAGCGCCCCCAGGACCGGATCATCCTCACGGAGTCCAAGGCCCAGTTCCGCGAGGACCTGCGCAACTACGTGAAGGAAGACCTGGCGGACGGAAGCCTCGACGAAGCTATCGACGAGAGCTTCCCGGCCTCCGATTCGCCGTCGTTCACCGCCTCCACGACGCACCTGGCCGACGTAGCGCCGCACGCACATGGCCCGAAGTCCAACGGTCGTCCGTCGAAAAAAGTGAACGTCACAACAGCTGACGGCCGCGAATTCGAACTGGACCACGGTGCCGTCTCGATCGCTTCGATCACCTCCTGCACCAACACGTCCAACCCTTCGGTGATGCTGGCTGCCGCGCTGCTCGCCCGCAACGCCGTCGACAAGGGCCTCGCCTCCAAGCCATGGGTCAAGACTTCGGTCGCTCCCGGCTCCAAGGTTGTCACCGACTACTACGAGAAGTCCGGCCTGACTCCCTACCTGGAGAAGCTCGGCTTCTACATCGTGGGCTACGGCTGCGCGACCTGCATCGGCAACTCCGGACCGCTCGACGCGGAAATCTCGGAGGCCATCCAGGCCAACGACCTTTCCGTTACGGCTGTCCTCTCCGGCAACCGCAACTTCGAAGGCCGCATCAACCCGGACGTCAAGATGAACTACCTGGCCTCGCCGCCGCTGGTCATCGCGTACGCTCTGGCCGGAACCATGGACTTCGACTTCGACGCCGATGCGCTGGGCCAGGACCAGGACGGTAACGATGTCTTCTTGAAGGACATCTGGCCGAACCCTGTCGAGGTCCAGAAGGTCATCGATTCCTCGATCGACAAGGAAATGTTCGCCCGCGGCTACGAGGGCGTCTTCGACGGCGACGACCGCTGGAAGGCACTCGAGACCCCGGCAGGCGACACCTTCGCCTGGGACGCCAAGTCCACGTACGTGCGGAAGCCCCCGTACTTCGAAGGCATGAAGGCGCAGCCGGAACCCGTAACGGACATCGCCGGCGCCCGCGTGCTGCTGAAGCTCGGCGATTCGGTCACCACCGACCACATCTCCCCGGCCGGTTCCTTCAAGTCGGACACCCCGGCAGGCCAGTACCTTCTGGCCAACGGTGTGGAGCGCAAGGACTTCAACTCCTACGGTTCACGCCGTGGCAACCACGAGGTCATGATCCGCGGAACGTTCGCGAACATCCGCATCAAGAACCAGCTGCTCGCTGACTTCAACGACGGTGCGGGCGTCGAGGGTGGCTTCACCCGCGACTTCACCCAGGCGGACGGCCCCCAGGCCTACGTCTACGACGCTGCCCAGAACTACCAGGCAGCCGGCACCCCGCTGGTGGTCCTTGCAGGCAAGGAGTACGGCTCCGGCTCGTCCCGTGACTGGGCCGCCAAGGGAACCGCGCTGCTGGGCGTGAAGGCTGTCGTCGCCGAAAGCTACGAGCGCATCCACCGCTCCAACCTCATCGGCATGG